One Vigna unguiculata cultivar IT97K-499-35 chromosome 11, ASM411807v1, whole genome shotgun sequence DNA window includes the following coding sequences:
- the LOC114168885 gene encoding probable serine/threonine-protein kinase PBL26 produces the protein MMSEESLSIVVIHYASRDFNTSAIKVVMQGFSLGRGDKLTLLVILRQAYSPTRLPFIAHAKLRGLFETDHKIVEEEVAKKKEELLNNASIREISEQCEADRIQFRIEVLQGKLPEVAVNAAIRLEATSVILDRQMKKYKKEFKQSLFCSLLIMKRDNSVQHLRGPRETHLCDRSNGNARCVTSGPNSKSPSRIRQLTNSCSNTSSSFPTLAKGGCPQPQLFYSQIKQIPENREQDMARGYCLLPITDTQKTNHTEEYHPATPAEHSDNHEAYQLVEQFKNSVCSVCKNRRPKFEVMKEFTYAELHEATRGFSPKNYLSEGGFGSVFKGMLHGGLRIAVKQHKCASLQGEKEFKSEVNALSRAIHENVVMLRGSCSEGNNRLLVYEFICNGSLDQHLSQHSRRPLTWEERIKVAIGAAKGLLYLHQNNIIHRDMRPSNILVTHDYEAMLGDFGLARTEQMDSLYSTDIVGTIGYLAPEYAESGKMSTKTDVYAFGVVLLQLITGMRTADKRLGEKSLVGWARPLLKERNYPDLIDERMLDNHDCHQLFWMIRLAEKCLSRDSQRRLSMDTVVNALTHIREGNTCSVVLRDCSPAQSDSSYDMSDLLISDTSQEMEGEDASNYAYASMGFRPPPSPPLGSTSSTSSMFTGLSESPIDDLSNNEKKGKRANEQGGIL, from the exons ATGATGTCTGAAGAATCACTGAGTATTGTGGTGATCCACTATGCATCAAGAGACTTCAACACAAGTGCCATAAAAGTGGTGATGCAGGGATTTTCACTTGGTCGTGGAGACAAGCTTACACTTCTTGTAATTCTTCGCCAAGCTTATAGTCCAACTAGGCTTCCCTTCATTGCACATGCAAAATTGC GTGGATTATTTGAGACTGATCACAAAATTGTTGAGGAAGAAGTTGCTAAGAAGAAAGAAGAGCTTCTTAATAATGCAAGCATAAGGGAAATTTCTGAGCAGTGTGAAGCAGACAGG ATCCAATTCCGGATAGAAGTTCTGCAGGGTAAATTACCAGAGGTTGCTGTAAATGCTGCTATCCGTTTGGAGGCAACATCAGTGATACTTGATAG ACAGATGAAGAAATATAAGAAGGAATTCAAGCAGAGTCTCTTTTGTTCTTTGCTAATAATGAAACGTGACAACTCTGTGCAACACCTGAGAGGGCCAAGGGAAACACATCTGTGTGATAGAAGCAATGGAAATGCAAGATGTGTTACAT CAGGTCCTAATTCTAAATCTCCCTCAAGAATACGGCAACTAACAAATTCCTGCTCCAATACCAGTTCTTCATTTCCTACACTTGCAAAGGGTGGTTGCCCCCAACCCCAActtttttattctcaaataaaacaaatcccTGAAAATAGAGAACAAGACATGGCAAGAGGGTATTGCCTACTACCCATTACTGATACTCAAAAGACTAATCATACTGAAGAGTATCACCCAGCAACACCAGCAGAACATAGCGACAACCATGAAGCATATCAATTAGTTGAGCAGTTCAAAAACTCTGTTTGCTCAGTATGCAAGAACAGAAGACCAAAATTTGAAGTGATGAAAGAATTCACATACGCGGAGCTGCATGAAGCTACACGAGGTTTTTCACCAAAAAACTATTTGTCAGAAGGTGGATTTGGTTCTGTCTTCAAAGGAATGCTGCATGGAGGACTAAGGATAGCTGTTAAGCAACATAAGTGTGCAAGCCTCCAAGGAGAGAAGGAGTTCAAATCTGAGGTCAATGCACTCAGCAGAGCTATACATGAGAATGTGGTCATGCTGCGTGGATCTTGTTCAGAAGGAAATAACAGGCTTCTTGTGTATGAATTCATTTGCAATGGCTCTCTTGACCAACATTTATCAC AACACTCACGTAGGCCTCTTACTTGGGAAGAAAGGATCAAAGTAGCAATTGGAGCTGCAAAAGGCTTATTGTACTTGCATCAGAACAATATAATACACCGAGATATGAGGCCTAGCAACATCCTTGTTACACATGATTATGAAGCAATG CTTGGAGATTTTGGTCTGGCTAGAACTGAACAAATGGACTCCTTATACTCCACAGATATTGTTGGAACTATAGGGTATTTGGCACCAGAATATGCAGAATCAGGAAAAATGTCAACCAAGACAGATGTATATGCTTTCGGTGTGGTTCTTCTTCAGCTAATAACTGGAATGAGGACTGCAGACAAACGTCTTGGCGAAAAAAGTCTTGTGGGATGG GCAAGGCCACTACTTAAAGAAAGGAACTATCCAGATCTAATTGATGAACGGATGTTGGATAATCATGATTGCCATCAGCTTTTCTGGATGATTCGTCTAGCAGAAAAATGCCTCAGCAGGGATTCTCAGAGGCGATTATCAATGGACACA GTGGTGAATGCCTTAACTCATATACGGGAAGGAAACACATGCAGTGTTGTACTAAGAGACTGCTCTCCAGCACAGTCAGATTCATCCTATGATATGTCAGATTTGCTTATCTCAGATACCTCTCAGGAGATGGAAGGTGAAGATGCTAGCAACTATGCATATGCTTCTATGGGCTTCAGACCACCACCATCTCCTCCACTAGGAAGCACTTCAAGTACATCAAGCATGTTCACAGGGCTGAGTGAATCTCCTATAGATGATTTGTCCAATAATGAGAAAAAGGGTAAAAGGGCAAATGAACAAGGTGGGATACTTTAA
- the LOC114168884 gene encoding putative disease resistance RPP13-like protein 1 produces MPVIETLGGALFGAVLQVLLDRLDSRQVLDYFRRRKLDEKLLKKLKRKLVSINAVVDNAEKNQFRTAYMKAWLDEVRDVLLDTEDLMDEIHYEFSRYGLEAESQSSSSKVCIFESRIKEVLEDLESLLNQKDDLGLKNASRVGVGLGLSSNVSQKLPSTSLVVENTIYGRDDEKEMILKWMTSDTEKHSQLSILSVVGMGGLGKTTLAQHVYNDSRIEGKFSIKGWVCVSDEFDVLMVTKAIVGVLTKSKDDSVDLEMVQGRLKEKLTGRKFLVVLDDVWNEDRDQWKALQTPLNYGAKGSKILVTTRSNKVASIVQSNKVHELKQLGGDHSWKVFAKHAFQDDNPQINAEVKEIGTKIVEKCRGLPLALETVGCLLRSKSSVAEWKSVLSSEIWDFPEEDSKIIPALLLSYYHLPSHLKRCFSYCAMFPKDHEFDKKNLIQLWMAENFLPRSEQSKSQEEVGEHYFNVLLSRCFFQQSSGGLKSCFVMHDLLNDLAKYISGDICFRFGVDRAKRTLKETRHISFVIDDYGVSCNEYENLYDAKRLRTFLPVTRISYWSWYCETLTLELIFKLKCLHVLSFCGCVNLKEVPETIGDLMHLRFLDLSNTGIQKLPNTMCSLCDLQTLKLNSCVNLKELPCNFHKLTNLRCLELIKNSLTKMPMHIGKLKNLEIFMMSPFNVGKSSELCIHQLGELSLHGDLVIKDLQNTVNPMDALAADLKSKTCLVRLDLNWDLERNLDNFMKEKEILENLQPSKHLKELSISDYGGIQFPHWLSDNSLSNLVSLSLINCKHCLLLPSLEFLTFLRHLTISGHDWIGTIDADFYRNSCSAFASLETLSFADMKEWEEWQCTTGDFPSLQSLSVTNCPKLKGHLPEQLSHLKKLIIEDCKKLVTVAPRTLEICELHLRDCGKLQIDYNPTTLKMLRIGGDNMEASLLERLGHIISHTSLESFTIFSCPNMNIPINHCFDFLEKLHICGGCDSMTNFPLDFFPRLSEIDLSECPNLQMITQRHPLNHLKILRIGKCSRFEYFPNEGLFARQLESFYIIGLENLKSLPKHMSDLLPSLNLLYINDCPEVEVSDGYLPSNLDEMCLFNCSKLIVSLKGPWGTNPSLKSLSIGKVDEDCFPGEGLLPLSITNLEIYDCPNLKKLDYRGLCHLSSLEKLFLYKCPILQCLPEEGLPKSISKLRVEGCPLLKKRCKKQEGEDWEKIAHIKYIIVDRERVNI; encoded by the coding sequence ATGCCAGTGATAGAAACACTTGGTGGTGCTCTCTTTGGTGCTGTTCTTCAGGTGCTGCTTGACAGGCTTGATTCTCGTCAAGTTCTGGACTACTTTCGTAGAAGAAAGCTCGATGAGAAACTGCTGAAGAAGTTGAAGAGGAAGCTGGTATCCATTAATGCTGTGGTTGATAATGCAGAAAAAAACCAGTTCAGAACAGCATATATGAAAGCATGGCTTGATGAGGTCAGAGACGTGTTGCTTGATACAGAGGATCTGATGGATGAAATACACTATGAATTCTCCAGATATGGATTGGAAGCTGAATCCCAGAGCAGTTCTAGTAAGGTATGTATTTTTGAATCTAGGATTAAAGAGGTCCTTGAGGACCTAGAATCTCTACTAAACCAAAAGGATGATCTGGGTTTGAAAAATGCTAGCAGGGTAGGGGTTGGATTAGGGTTGAGTAGTAATGTGTCACAAAAATTGCCATCAACATCTTTGGTGGTTGAAAATACTATTTATGGAAGagatgatgaaaaagaaatgatCCTCAAATGGATGACTTCAGACACTGAAAAGCATAGTCAACTATCTATACTTTCTGTTGTGGGCATGGGTGGGCTTGGTAAAACAACACTTGCTCAACATGTGTACAATGACTCAAGGATAGAGGGTAAATTTTCTATCAAAGGTTGGGTTTGTGTTTCAGATGAATTTGATGTGTTGATGGTGACAAAAGCAATTGTTGGGGTACTgactaaatcaaaagatgatAGTGTAGACCTAGAAATGGTTCAAGGAAGATTGAAAGAAAAACTGACAGGAAGAAAGTTTCTTGTCGTTCTGGATGATGTTTGGAACGAAGATCGAGACCAATGGAAAGCTTTGCAAACTCCTCTTAATTATGGGGCTAAGGGAAGTAAAATTCTTGTCACCACACGCAGTAACAAAGTTGCTTCTATCGTGCAATCAAATAAAGTACATGAACTGAAGCAGTTAGGTGGAGATCATAGCTGGAAAGTATTTGCTAAACACGCATTCCAAGATGATAATCCCCAGATTAATGCTGAGGTGAAAGAGATTGGTACAAAGATAGTTGAAAAGTGCAGAGGATTGCCTCTAGCCTTGGAAACAGTTGGATGTCTTTTACGCTCAAAGTCTTCGGTTGCAGAATGGAAAAGTGTATTGTCAAGCGAGATATGGGACTTCCCTGAAGAAGATAGCAAAATCATCCCTGCTTTATTGTTGAGTTATTACCATCTTCCTTCTCATCTCAAGAGATGTTTCTCTTACTGTGCCATGTTTCCTAAAGATCATGAATTTGACAAGAAGAATTTAATTCAGTTATGGATGGCTGAAAATTTTCTTCCACGCTCTGAACAGAGTAAGTCTCAGGAAGAAGTTGGCGAACACTATTTCAATGTTCTATTATCAAGGTGCTTCTTTCAACAATCCAGCGGAGGCTTGAAATCATGTTTTGTCATGCACGACCTTCTTAATGATTTGGCAAAATATATTTCTGGTGACATctgtttcaggtttggagttgATAGAGCAAAGAGAACATTGAAGGAAACACGCCACATTTCATTTGTTATTGATGACTACGGAGTATCATGTAATGAGTACGAGAATTTATATGATGCAAAAAGGCTACGGACATTTTTGCCTGTAACTAGGATATCTTATTGGTCTTGGTATTGTGAGACTTTGACGCTTGAGTTGATATTTAAGTTGAAGTGCTTACACGTTTTATCTTTTTGTGGTTGTGTTAACCTTAAAGAGGTACCTGAAACTATAGGCGATCTAATGCATCTCCGGTTTTTAGACCTTTCAAATACTGGAATTCAAAAACTGCCCAACACAATGTGTTCACTATGTGACTTACAAACATTGAAGTTGAACAGTTGTGTGAATTTGAAGGAGTTGCCCTGTAATTTTCATAAACTCACCAATTTGCGTTGTCTTGAGCTTATTAAAAACAGTCTGACAAAGATGCCAATGCATATAGGAAAACTGAAGAATCTTGAAATATTCATGATGAGTCCATTCAATGTTGGCAAAAGTAGTGAACTGTGTATCCATCAGTTAGGAGAACTCAGTCTTCACGGAGATCTAGTAATTAAGGATCTGCAGAATACTGTGAATCCCATGGATGCATTGGCAGCAGATTTGAAGAGCAAAACATGTCTGGTACGGCTAGATTTGAACTGGGATTTGGAGCGGAACCTTGACAATttcatgaaagaaaaagaaatacttGAGAATCTCCAACCTTCCAAACATTTGAAGGAGTTGTCAATCAGTGACTATGGTGGCATACAATTTCCACATTGGTTATCTGATAATTCATTATCGAATCTAGTGTCCTTAAGCTTGATTAATTGTAAACATTGTCTGTTGTTGCCTTCCCTCGAATTCTTGACATTTCTTAGGCACCTGACAATTAGTGGGCATGATTGGATAGGGACGATAGATGCTGATTTTTACAGGAATAGTTGTTCTGCATTTGCATCCTTGGAAACGTTGAGCTTTGCTGATATGAAGGAATGGGAAGAATGGCAATGCACGACGGGTGATTTTCCAAGTCTTCAGAGTCTTTCTGTAACTAATTGTCCCAAGCTGAAAGGGCACTTGCCAGAACAACTTTCCCATTTAAAGAAACTAATTATTGAGGACTGCAAAAAACTTGTGACTGTTGCTCCCAGGACCCTTGAAATTTGTGAATTACACCTGCGAGACTGTGGAAAATTGCAAATTGATTATAATCCAACTACATTGAAAATGCTCCGGATTGGAGGTGACAACATGGAGGCATCATTACTTGAAAGGCTTGGCCATATCATATCACATACTTCTCTTGAATCCTTCACCATTTTTTCTTGTCCGAATATGAATATTCCTATTAACCATTGCTTTGATTTCCTTGAAAAATTGCATATTTGTGGTGGTTGTGACTCTATGACGAACTTTCCTCTAGATTTTTTCCCAAGATTATCTGAGATTGATTTATCAGAGTGTCCTAACCTACAGATGATAACACAGAGGCACCCTCTTAACCATTTGAAGATTCTGCGCATTGGAAAGTGCTCTAGATTTGAATATTTTCCCAATGAAGGATTATTTGCCCGGCAGCTAGAGAGCTTTTATATCATAGGattggagaatttgaaatcaTTGCCTAAACACATGTCTGACCTCCTTCCATCTCTTAATCTTCTGTATATAAATGATTGTCCAGAAGTGGAGGTTTCCGACGGATATTTGCCATCAAATCTAGATGAAATGTGTCTCTTCAATTGCTCCAAACTTATTGTCTCACTAAAGGGTCCTTGGGGAACCAACCCTTCCCTAAAATCCTTGTCCATTGGCAAAGTGGATGAGGATTGTTTTCCAGGTGAAGGTTTGCTCCCACTCTCTATTACTAATCTAGAGATATATGATTGTCCAAATCTTAAGAAACTGGATTACAGGGGTCTCTGTCACCTCTCCTCTCTCGAGAAATTGTTTCTTTACAAGTGTCCTATACTCCAATGCTTGCCAGAGGAGGGTCTGCCCAAATCCATTTCAAAACTCAGAGTTGAAGGTTGTCCGTTGCTCAAAAAGCGCTGCAAGAAACAAGAAGGTGAAGATTGGGAAAAGATTGCTCACATTAAATACATAATTGTTGACAGAGAACGAGTAAACATATAA